The DNA region TCaccatattataattaataaattgaattctttcttttataaatttctttattaatcaaattatttcttcccgctttcttttttaattaatttgattatttttaaattttcacttattcctttctattctaattttttttttttacaatagtgCTTGACTGATTATACTACTATATATAGACACAAAAATTAGAGCTCACTCATTGGATCAAATTACATAATAGGattctttttcagttgtttttctttttggctCTCcgccaaaaacaaacaaaacaactgCATTCAAAGGAGGGGgggcttcctcctcctcctccttctccttcatcACCCATCACGGGTTGCTACAAAACAATGTGTTCTTAACACATCTTTAAACCTTTCCAAGTtccattttttattactttttatagaTACCAAACACACAAAAACATAACCCTTTTGCcagttcttttcttttctttagaaaTAACTAACTTGTTCCGTTTtgtgttttgagtttttcatatGGGGTGTAACAACGAAAGCAGAGTACCGAAGGTCTCTGTTTTTCTCTGCATCTCATTGTGCTATGCAATTGTTTTGCTGAGTTCTGACAGAGTGGAAGGGCAAACAACATCTGCAGTTTTTGCATGCGATGTTTCAAAGGACCCTTCTTTGTCTGCTTATGGATTCTGCAACAAGTCATTGTCGGTGGAAGAGAGAGTAAGCGACCTTGTGAAGAGGCTCACACTGCAAGAGAAGATCGGGAACCTGGTGAATTCTGCTGTTGCCGTTAGCAGGCTTGGGATTCCCAAGTATGAATGGTGGTCTGAGGTTCTTCATGGCGTCTCCGACGTCGGCCCCGGCACACGTTTTTCCACTCTTGTTCCGGCAGCCACCAGTTTTCCCATGCCTATTCTCACAGCAGCTTCTTTCAACACTTCACTCTTTCAAGCCATTGGAAAAGTTAGTcgcttttctcttttcttcttcttctcttttctcattttttAGATAATGTTTGACTATACAAAAAAGTATTCAAGTTTTCAATAAATCTAATGCatttgataatttgaaattttACCAGTAAcgaattttatttatgttttcttaaatttttttctgaCAAAGACTTAAAATGCAGTTAAGTTTTTGTCAATGGAGTTAGTAGAGGTAGTTCTATTCTGaggaatttattatatatttctgttaCAGTCATAATCATAATGCAGTCCATTACTTGATTCAACGGTTTAGATAGAGGTGAACaccgaaaaaagaaaagagagttcTTATTAAATTAGTGTTGTAAGTATGAAGATTTTGAAATGCTGGGGGAAAGGGATTgactttagagatttatttttgtttttaattttttttaacataaaggTAAAAATGTCTGATTAGTCAGTACAATAATTAAATGAAACAAAACTTTAGGTGAGTTGCGGGTGTGAACTGCCACAATTTTGAAGTAGACTTCAGAGGCTTTCCAACTTGCAAGTTGAAGCCAGAGTGAATAATATAGTTGTTGTTGATGCTGATTGATTACCAATTACATAATTTAAGAATTGAGTCAGTTATCCACTAACTCAATTCTATTTTTCTCATAATACATTTATGAAGGAAAACACCAACTTTgcttttaacttataaaaaatcCAAAACAAGGAGTTCATGATATTTTGCTGCAAAATGGCCAACTTTTGTGGTGTTGATATTTCTTTTGTGGTCATTTTAGGTGGTTTCAACAGAAGCAAGGGCAATGTACAATGTGGGGTTGGCTGGATTAACATATTGGTCACCAAACATTAACATTTTCAGGGATCCGAGATGGGGACGGGGACAAGAGACGCCAGGGGAGGACCCTTTGTTGAGTAGCAAATACGCCGTAGGATACGTTAAAGGTCTGCAACAAACTGATGATAGTGACCCCAACAAGCTCAAGGTTGCTGCTTGTTGCAAGCACTACACAGCCTATGATTTGGATAACTGGAAAGGCATTCAGCGTTACACTTTTAATGCTGTGGTAATTAATCTATACATTTGCCTGAAGTTTTCAAGTAGAAAGGTAGCTTGATTTGGATGTAGAGAATCATTTTCTTACCCTTTATTGAATTGTCAATTTCTTTTAGGTGACACAACAAGATTTGGATGACACATTTCAACCTCCATTTAAGAGTTGTGTAATTGATGGGAATGTGGCTAGTGTCATGTGTTCCTACAATCAGGTTAATGGAAAACCAACATGTGCTGATCCGGACCTACTTAAAGGGATCATCCGTGGCCAATGGAAATTAAATGGGTAACTTCAAATTCTACTATGGTTTCTAtgatcatttttaattttacGTCTTTGTTGTCCATGTTGTTCACAATCTAATGTGAACATGTGTGGTTATTCTTATTCAGATATATAGTTTCTGATTGTGATTCAGTAGAAGTGCTTTACAAAGATCAGCACTACACTAGCACTCCTGAAGAAGCTGCGGCCGAAACCATTCTAGCAGGTAACACACTATAATATGATTACATATTCATTGGATATTTCTGAATTACCAATAGATTATGGTTTGTTACTTTCACAGGATTGGATTTGGACTGTGGAAATTATCTTGGCCAATACACAGAAGGGGCTATCAAGCAAGGGCTCTTGAATGAATCAGCCATTGACAACGCTGTCACCAACAATTTCGCCATGTTGATGCGCCTTGGTTTCTTTGATGGTGATCCAAGCAAGCAACCTTATGGAAGCCTTGGTCCAACGGATGTCTGTACATCACAGAACCAGGAGCTAGCTCGCGAAGCTGCAAGGCAAGGGATTGTGTTGCTTAAAAATAGTCCAGGAGGGCTGCCTCTCGATGCCAAAGCCATTAAATCATTGGCAGTTATAGGGCCAAATGCTAATGCTACTAGGGTCATGATTGGAAACTATCAAGGTATCAAAACTTCCCAACTTATGCATATAATTTGATAAACTTATCTAATTTGCTGCAAATTTTGCAGGCATCCCTTGCAACTATATATCACCTTTGCAAGGCCTAACAGCTTTGGTTCCTATAACCTATGCTCCGGGTTGTCCTGATGTGGCATGTTCAAATGCTGATCTAGATGATGCCACACAAATTGTAGCCTCTGCAGATGCAACTGTCATTGTAGTTGGTGCAAGTCTAGCCATAGAAGCAGAAAGTCTTGATAGAGTTAACATTCTTCTTCCTGGGCAGCAACAACTTCTAGTGAGTGCAGTTGCTAATGCATCCAAGGGACCTGTGATTCTTGCCATAATGTCTGGAGGGGGAATGGACGTGTCGTTtgcaaaatcaaatgataaaattGCCAGCATCTTGTGGGTTGGCTATCCCGGCGAAGCCGGTGGAGCAGCCATTGCTGATGTGATTTTTGGTTTTCATAATCCAAGTAGGCCATTTACACTCATCCCTTACGATGCGTTTGGtttgtgttttcattttctattttcatttgtcTGTTTTCACCtcctgttttcactttttccttcacaaaatctaaaaaacagaaaatagaaaacagtgaaaatgaaaatgcaaaccaAACGCACCCTTATATTGCAAAATTTCCATTTCGACAATAACACAAATTTGAGTCATGGATGATTTTCCTGGATGCAGGTGGAAGACTCCCAATGACGTGGTATCCTCAATCATATGTAGATAAGGTACCAATGACCAACATGAACATGAGAGCAGATCCTGCAACGGGTTACCCCGGTCGAACATATAGATTTTACAAAGGGGAAACTGTTTTTGCATTTGGAGATGGACTTAGCTTCTCAAGTATAGAGCATAGAATAGTGAAGGCGCCGCAGTTGGTTTCATTTCCATTAGCAGAAGATCATGTGTGTCGTTCCTTGGAATGCAAGTCTCTTGAAGTTGCTGATGAGCATTGTCAAAACTTGGCCTTTGATATTCACATTGGAGTCAAGAACATGGGGAAACTGAGTAGTAGCCATACAGTGTTATTTTTCCTTACACCGCCAAACGTGCACAATGCACCTCAGAAACACTTGTTGAATTTTGAGAAAGTGCACTTGCCAGGGAAATCAGAAGCACTGGTAAGGTTCATGGTAGATGTTTGCAAGGATTTAAGCATTGTTGATGAACTTGGCATTAGGAAAGTACCCTTAGGACAACATCTGCTTCATGTGGGAAATT from Arachis hypogaea cultivar Tifrunner chromosome 10, arahy.Tifrunner.gnm2.J5K5, whole genome shotgun sequence includes:
- the LOC112714889 gene encoding beta-xylosidase/alpha-L-arabinofuranosidase 1 — encoded protein: MGCNNESRVPKVSVFLCISLCYAIVLLSSDRVEGQTTSAVFACDVSKDPSLSAYGFCNKSLSVEERVSDLVKRLTLQEKIGNLVNSAVAVSRLGIPKYEWWSEVLHGVSDVGPGTRFSTLVPAATSFPMPILTAASFNTSLFQAIGKVVSTEARAMYNVGLAGLTYWSPNINIFRDPRWGRGQETPGEDPLLSSKYAVGYVKGLQQTDDSDPNKLKVAACCKHYTAYDLDNWKGIQRYTFNAVVTQQDLDDTFQPPFKSCVIDGNVASVMCSYNQVNGKPTCADPDLLKGIIRGQWKLNGYIVSDCDSVEVLYKDQHYTSTPEEAAAETILAGLDLDCGNYLGQYTEGAIKQGLLNESAIDNAVTNNFAMLMRLGFFDGDPSKQPYGSLGPTDVCTSQNQELAREAARQGIVLLKNSPGGLPLDAKAIKSLAVIGPNANATRVMIGNYQGIPCNYISPLQGLTALVPITYAPGCPDVACSNADLDDATQIVASADATVIVVGASLAIEAESLDRVNILLPGQQQLLVSAVANASKGPVILAIMSGGGMDVSFAKSNDKIASILWVGYPGEAGGAAIADVIFGFHNPSGRLPMTWYPQSYVDKVPMTNMNMRADPATGYPGRTYRFYKGETVFAFGDGLSFSSIEHRIVKAPQLVSFPLAEDHVCRSLECKSLEVADEHCQNLAFDIHIGVKNMGKLSSSHTVLFFLTPPNVHNAPQKHLLNFEKVHLPGKSEALVRFMVDVCKDLSIVDELGIRKVPLGQHLLHVGNLKHQLSVRI